A DNA window from Gavia stellata isolate bGavSte3 chromosome 35, bGavSte3.hap2, whole genome shotgun sequence contains the following coding sequences:
- the LOC132320368 gene encoding electroneutral sodium bicarbonate exchanger 1-like isoform X2 — MPLVGQCHRHHRPHKQKHREQEEDCRGNGTGLCVLPPGTPSQRVQFILRTKEDEQHVPHALFTELDEICVKEGEDAEWKETARWLKFEEDVEDGGERWSKPYVATLSLHSLFELRSCIINGTVLLDISANSIEEITDLILGQQEQLTEFDERTRAKIGEVLLKKHHHQNEKKRNNLLRSFADVSKKGSDLHLLDKPAQTLTPHPSPTTVEAKNGVNHETSTTDLSKAELHFMKKIPSGAEASNVLVGELDFLRQPIVAFVRLTPAVLLSGMTEVPIPTRFLFVLLGPEGKAHQYHEIGRSMATIMTDEVFHDVAYKAKNRADLVAGIDEFLDQVTVLPPGEWDPSIRIEPPKNVPSQEKRKMPGALDDSASESEPEKHSGPELERTGRLFGGLILDVKRKAPWFWSDFRDGLRLQCLASFLFLYCACMSPVITFGGLLGEATDGHISAMESLLGASMTGVVFSLFAGQPLTILGSTGPVLVFEKILYKFCKEYTLSYLSLRACIGLWTAFFCIVLVATDASSLVCYITRFTEEAFASLICLIFIYEALEKLSHLRETYPVHMHSQLDFLTIDYCKCEAPTHPSNETLRFWESNKINVSGIAWENLTVTECRYLHGEFQGPACGPNGPYTPDVLFWCCILFFSTFVLSSLLKKFKTSRYFPTRVRSTVSDFAVFLTIVVMVLMDFMIGIPSPKLHVPHMFKPTRDDRGWFINPVGPNPWWTVLAALIPALLCTILIFMDQQITAVIVNRKEHRLKKGCGYHLDLFMVAVMLGVCSVMGLPWFVAATVLSITHVNSLKVESECAAPGEQPKFLGIREQRVTGSMIFVLMGCSVFFTSVLKFIPMPVLYGVFLYMGVSSLGEIQFFDRLKLFWMPAKHQPDFIYLRHVPLRKVHFFTVIQLICLALLWAIKVSRAAIVFPMMVLALVFVRKAMDFCFSKRELSFLDDLMPESKKKKLDGAKNEANEEEVVRLAPSV, encoded by the exons ATGCCGCTGGTGGGGCAATGCCACCGGCATCACCGAccccacaagcagaagcatcgggaacaggaggaggactgt CGTGGTAACGGGACGGGTCTCTGTGTtctgcccccaggcaccccgtcCCAGCGGGTGCAGTTCATCCTCAGGACCAAGGAGGACGAGCAGCATGTCCCTCACGCCTTGTTCACTGAGCTGGATGAGATCTGCGTGAAAGAGGGCGAAGATGCCGAGTGGAAGGAAACGGCAAG GTGGCTGAAGTTTGAGGAGGACGTGGAAGACGGCGGCGAGCGCTGGAGCAAGCCCTATGTGGCCACgctgtccttgcacagcctctttgagctgaggagctgcatcatcaatggcacggtgctgctggaCATTAGTGCCAACAGCATCGAAGAGATCACAG ATCTGATCCTgggccagcaagaacagctcacgGAGTTTGACGAGCGCACGCGGGCAAAAATTGGagaagttcttttgaagaagcaccaccatcagaacgagaagaaaagaaacaaccttcTCCGCTCGTTTGCTGATGTGAGCAAGAAGGGGTCGGACCTGCACCTCCTCGACAAGCCAG ctcaaacacttacccctcatccttctcccaccactgtggaagctaaaaatggggTGAACCATGAGACCAGCACAACGGATTTAAGCAAG GCGGAgctgcacttcatgaagaaaattcccagcgGGGCTGAAGCGTCCAACGTGCTCGTaggagagctggatttccttCGCCAGCCCATCGTGGCATTTGTCCGCCTGACCCCGGCTGTCCTCCTCTCGGGCATGACGGAAGTTCCCATCCCAACAAG gttcctgtttgttttgcttggaccagaaggaaaagcccatcagTACCATGAGATCGGCAGGTCCATGGCTACTATCATGACGGATGAG GTTTTCCATGACGTCGCCTATAAAGCCAAGAACCGGGCTGACCTCGTGGCCGGCATCGATGAGTTTCTGGATCAGGTCACGGTCTTGCCGCCTGGAGAGTGGGATCCATCGATCCGAATCGAGCCCCCGAAAAACGTCCCTtcgcag gaaaaaaggaagatgccaggAGCTCTCGATGACAGTGCTTCTGAGAGTGAGCCAGAGAAGCACAGCGGTCCTGAACTGGAGCGGACGGGAAG gctctttGGAGGTTTGATCCTGGATGTGAAGCGAAAAGCCCCGTGGTTCTGGAGCGACTTCCGGGAtggtctgaggctgcagtgtctggcgtccttcctcttcctctactgtgcctgcatgtcccctgtcatcaccttcgggggactgctgggggaggcgaccGATGGCCACATa AGTGCCATGGAGTCGCTGCTGGGCGCCTCCATGACCGGCgtggtgttttccctctttgctggccaACCTCTCACCATCCTCGGCAGCACCGGACCCGTGCTCGTCTTTGAGAAGATcctctacaaattctgcaa gGAGTACACGCTCTCCTATCTCTCTCTGCGGGCATGCATCGGGCTGTGGACCGCCTTCTTCTGCATCGTGCTGGTGGCCACCGACGCCAGCTCTTTGGTGTGCTACATCACCCGCTTCACCGAAGAAGCCTTCGCCTCCctcatctgcctcatcttcatctaCGAGGCTCTAGAGAAGCTGAGTCACCTGCGGGAGACCTaccctgtgcacatgcacagccagcTCGACTTCCTCACCATcgacta ctgtaagtGTGAGGCACCGACGCATCCCAGCAATGAAACCCTGCGTTTCTGGGAGAGCAACAAGATCAACGTGTCTGGCATCGCCTGGGAAAACCTCACGGTGACC gaatgtCGGTATTTGCATGGAGAGTTTCAAGGACCTGCCTGTGGACCCAATGGCCCCTACACACCTGACGTCCTCTTCTggtgctgcatcctcttcttctccacctttgtgctgtcgagcttactgaagaagtttaagaCCAGCCGATACTTCCCAACCAGA GTACGGTCCACAGTAAGcgactttgctgttttcctcaccatCGTCGTCATGGTGCTcatggacttcatgattgggaTCCCATCACCGAAGCTCCACGTCCCCCATATGTTCAAG CCTACCAGAGACGACCGCGGGTGGTTCATCAACCCCGTAGGACCCAACCCTTGGTGGACGGTGTTGGCTGcgctcatcccagctctgctctgcaccatcttgatcttcatggaccagcagatcactgctgttattgtgaacaggaaggagcacaggctgaag AAAGGATGTGGGTACCACCTGGACCTTTTCATGGTGGCCGTGATGCTCGGGGTGTGCTCCgtgatggggctgccctggtttgTGGCTGCCACCGTCCTGTCCATCACCCACGTGAATAGCCTCAAAGTCGAGTCTGAGTgcgcagctccaggagaacaacccaagtttctggggatacgagagcagagagtcactggctccatgatctttgtgctcatgggctgctctgtcttcttcacttctgtgttaaag tttataccaATGCCTGTGCTTTACGGCGTCTTTCTCTACATGGGCGTGTCGTCGCTCGGAGAAATTCAG TTCTTCGATcgcttgaagctgttttggatgCCGGCGAAACACCAGCCGGATTTCATCTACCTGCGGCACGTCCCCTTGCGAAAGGTGCACTTCTTCACCGTGATCCAGCTGATCTGCCTCGCCCTGCTCTGGGCCATCAAGGTGTCCCGTGCCGCCATCGTCTTTCCCATGATG GTTTTGGCTCTTGTATTTGTCCGGAAAGccatggatttctgcttctcgaagcgagagctcagcttcctggatgaccttatgccagagagcaagaagaagaagttggacGGTGCCAAAAACGAAGCCAATGAAGAAGAG gtggtgcgTCTGGCTCCCTCTGTATAG
- the LOC132320368 gene encoding electroneutral sodium bicarbonate exchanger 1-like isoform X1, with product MPLVGQCHRHHRPHKQKHREQEEDCAPTEQGYHCTPSQRVQFILRTKEDEQHVPHALFTELDEICVKEGEDAEWKETARWLKFEEDVEDGGERWSKPYVATLSLHSLFELRSCIINGTVLLDISANSIEEITDLILGQQEQLTEFDERTRAKIGEVLLKKHHHQNEKKRNNLLRSFADVSKKGSDLHLLDKPAQTLTPHPSPTTVEAKNGVNHETSTTDLSKAELHFMKKIPSGAEASNVLVGELDFLRQPIVAFVRLTPAVLLSGMTEVPIPTRFLFVLLGPEGKAHQYHEIGRSMATIMTDEVFHDVAYKAKNRADLVAGIDEFLDQVTVLPPGEWDPSIRIEPPKNVPSQEKRKMPGALDDSASESEPEKHSGPELERTGRLFGGLILDVKRKAPWFWSDFRDGLRLQCLASFLFLYCACMSPVITFGGLLGEATDGHISAMESLLGASMTGVVFSLFAGQPLTILGSTGPVLVFEKILYKFCKEYTLSYLSLRACIGLWTAFFCIVLVATDASSLVCYITRFTEEAFASLICLIFIYEALEKLSHLRETYPVHMHSQLDFLTIDYCKCEAPTHPSNETLRFWESNKINVSGIAWENLTVTECRYLHGEFQGPACGPNGPYTPDVLFWCCILFFSTFVLSSLLKKFKTSRYFPTRVRSTVSDFAVFLTIVVMVLMDFMIGIPSPKLHVPHMFKPTRDDRGWFINPVGPNPWWTVLAALIPALLCTILIFMDQQITAVIVNRKEHRLKKGCGYHLDLFMVAVMLGVCSVMGLPWFVAATVLSITHVNSLKVESECAAPGEQPKFLGIREQRVTGSMIFVLMGCSVFFTSVLKFIPMPVLYGVFLYMGVSSLGEIQFFDRLKLFWMPAKHQPDFIYLRHVPLRKVHFFTVIQLICLALLWAIKVSRAAIVFPMMVLALVFVRKAMDFCFSKRELSFLDDLMPESKKKKLDGAKNEANEEEESPKMMEAAAAAGSVLLKLGKTSDLDIPKQSRDRTDPCEINISEEVLKTSVWKALTMNTETV from the exons ATGCCGCTGGTGGGGCAATGCCACCGGCATCACCGAccccacaagcagaagcatcgggaacaggaggaggactgtgcccCGACGGAGCAGGGCTACCACT gcaccccgtcCCAGCGGGTGCAGTTCATCCTCAGGACCAAGGAGGACGAGCAGCATGTCCCTCACGCCTTGTTCACTGAGCTGGATGAGATCTGCGTGAAAGAGGGCGAAGATGCCGAGTGGAAGGAAACGGCAAG GTGGCTGAAGTTTGAGGAGGACGTGGAAGACGGCGGCGAGCGCTGGAGCAAGCCCTATGTGGCCACgctgtccttgcacagcctctttgagctgaggagctgcatcatcaatggcacggtgctgctggaCATTAGTGCCAACAGCATCGAAGAGATCACAG ATCTGATCCTgggccagcaagaacagctcacgGAGTTTGACGAGCGCACGCGGGCAAAAATTGGagaagttcttttgaagaagcaccaccatcagaacgagaagaaaagaaacaaccttcTCCGCTCGTTTGCTGATGTGAGCAAGAAGGGGTCGGACCTGCACCTCCTCGACAAGCCAG ctcaaacacttacccctcatccttctcccaccactgtggaagctaaaaatggggTGAACCATGAGACCAGCACAACGGATTTAAGCAAG GCGGAgctgcacttcatgaagaaaattcccagcgGGGCTGAAGCGTCCAACGTGCTCGTaggagagctggatttccttCGCCAGCCCATCGTGGCATTTGTCCGCCTGACCCCGGCTGTCCTCCTCTCGGGCATGACGGAAGTTCCCATCCCAACAAG gttcctgtttgttttgcttggaccagaaggaaaagcccatcagTACCATGAGATCGGCAGGTCCATGGCTACTATCATGACGGATGAG GTTTTCCATGACGTCGCCTATAAAGCCAAGAACCGGGCTGACCTCGTGGCCGGCATCGATGAGTTTCTGGATCAGGTCACGGTCTTGCCGCCTGGAGAGTGGGATCCATCGATCCGAATCGAGCCCCCGAAAAACGTCCCTtcgcag gaaaaaaggaagatgccaggAGCTCTCGATGACAGTGCTTCTGAGAGTGAGCCAGAGAAGCACAGCGGTCCTGAACTGGAGCGGACGGGAAG gctctttGGAGGTTTGATCCTGGATGTGAAGCGAAAAGCCCCGTGGTTCTGGAGCGACTTCCGGGAtggtctgaggctgcagtgtctggcgtccttcctcttcctctactgtgcctgcatgtcccctgtcatcaccttcgggggactgctgggggaggcgaccGATGGCCACATa AGTGCCATGGAGTCGCTGCTGGGCGCCTCCATGACCGGCgtggtgttttccctctttgctggccaACCTCTCACCATCCTCGGCAGCACCGGACCCGTGCTCGTCTTTGAGAAGATcctctacaaattctgcaa gGAGTACACGCTCTCCTATCTCTCTCTGCGGGCATGCATCGGGCTGTGGACCGCCTTCTTCTGCATCGTGCTGGTGGCCACCGACGCCAGCTCTTTGGTGTGCTACATCACCCGCTTCACCGAAGAAGCCTTCGCCTCCctcatctgcctcatcttcatctaCGAGGCTCTAGAGAAGCTGAGTCACCTGCGGGAGACCTaccctgtgcacatgcacagccagcTCGACTTCCTCACCATcgacta ctgtaagtGTGAGGCACCGACGCATCCCAGCAATGAAACCCTGCGTTTCTGGGAGAGCAACAAGATCAACGTGTCTGGCATCGCCTGGGAAAACCTCACGGTGACC gaatgtCGGTATTTGCATGGAGAGTTTCAAGGACCTGCCTGTGGACCCAATGGCCCCTACACACCTGACGTCCTCTTCTggtgctgcatcctcttcttctccacctttgtgctgtcgagcttactgaagaagtttaagaCCAGCCGATACTTCCCAACCAGA GTACGGTCCACAGTAAGcgactttgctgttttcctcaccatCGTCGTCATGGTGCTcatggacttcatgattgggaTCCCATCACCGAAGCTCCACGTCCCCCATATGTTCAAG CCTACCAGAGACGACCGCGGGTGGTTCATCAACCCCGTAGGACCCAACCCTTGGTGGACGGTGTTGGCTGcgctcatcccagctctgctctgcaccatcttgatcttcatggaccagcagatcactgctgttattgtgaacaggaaggagcacaggctgaag AAAGGATGTGGGTACCACCTGGACCTTTTCATGGTGGCCGTGATGCTCGGGGTGTGCTCCgtgatggggctgccctggtttgTGGCTGCCACCGTCCTGTCCATCACCCACGTGAATAGCCTCAAAGTCGAGTCTGAGTgcgcagctccaggagaacaacccaagtttctggggatacgagagcagagagtcactggctccatgatctttgtgctcatgggctgctctgtcttcttcacttctgtgttaaag tttataccaATGCCTGTGCTTTACGGCGTCTTTCTCTACATGGGCGTGTCGTCGCTCGGAGAAATTCAG TTCTTCGATcgcttgaagctgttttggatgCCGGCGAAACACCAGCCGGATTTCATCTACCTGCGGCACGTCCCCTTGCGAAAGGTGCACTTCTTCACCGTGATCCAGCTGATCTGCCTCGCCCTGCTCTGGGCCATCAAGGTGTCCCGTGCCGCCATCGTCTTTCCCATGATG GTTTTGGCTCTTGTATTTGTCCGGAAAGccatggatttctgcttctcgaagcgagagctcagcttcctggatgaccttatgccagagagcaagaagaagaagttggacGGTGCCAAAAACGAAGCCAATGAAGAAGAG GAGTCCCCGAAAatgatggaagctgctgctgctgccggttcagttctgctgaaactgggcaAGACCAGCGACTTGGatatcccaaagcaaagcagggacag gacTGATCCTTGCGAGATTAATATCTCGGAGGAAGTGTTGAAAACGAGCGTGTGGAAGGCTCTCactatgaacacagaaacagtctga